The sequence GATGGACGGCCGCCGCGAGGAGGGTTTCCGGGAGATCCGCGAGCTGCTGGTGGAGCAGAAGGTGGAGCTGGTGGTCCTCGCCCGTTTCATGCAGATCCTGCCGGACTGGTTCTGCGAGGAGTTCGCGGGCCGGGTGATCAACATCCACCACAGCTTCCTGCCGGCCTTCATCGGGGCGAACCCGTACAAGCAGGCGCATGAGCGCGGGGTGAAGTTCATTGGCGCGACCTGCCACTACGTCACCGGGGAACTGGATGCCGGTCCGATCATCGAGCAGGAGGTCGAGCGGGTACAGCATTTCCACGGCCCGGCGGATCTGGTCCGCCTCGGCCGGAACTGCGAGCGGGCGGCGCTGGCGAAGGGCATCCGCTACCACGTCCACGACCGGACGATCCTCGACGGCCACCGCGCGATCGTGTTTCCGGATTGACCAACGGCGATGGAAGTTTATCCCGCAAGGTGATCCATCGGGATTCACCTCGTCGCAAGGGAGTGGAGCCAGGCTGGGACCGCGAGCGTCCCGGCTCGCCGTGGAGATCAATCGGGCGAGGCCCGCGCTTTCCCCGTGGTCTTCGATCCTGGTCACTTGGGCATCCAGCTCATCGAGATCTCCATGCGGGCTTCGCCCGGTCGTTTTTCAAAAGCGAGCCGGGACGCTCGCGCTCCCAGCATGGCCCCATCAAGTGATTGCCTCATCGCTGTCCTTCGGTTAGGTATCGATGGAAGGATGCTTTGAGGACACGCGATGGTGGCTGGATGGCGATTCCCTGTTCCAGAGGGATGCGATGGCGGAAAGGACCGCTCATTATGGGGCGATCGCCTACGACCTGCGGGGAAACATTCCGGTGCCGGAGATGTCTGTGCCCTGGGGTTCGAGGAGGGAGAAGCTGCTCGGCCTCGCGGAAAGCGACGGATTCACATTCTCTCCCTAGAGCGGGGAAGGTCAAAAATAGGGCGAGGACGGGGAGGCGCGGAGAACAACGGGAGATTATAGGATGGCCCGAGCTCCCGGGCCGCCCTATCTCCGCTGCCGCCACCCACTTGTTAGAATGACTTTCCGCATCCCTCCGATCACCGCGCTGTCGTTTGCCGCGGCCTTGCTTGGCTCCTGCCAATCGAGATTCGAACCTCAGAAACTGGACGCGTTCGATGTCGGCAAGACGAACTCGGTCCTAGACCATCAGCACGCCTCGGGGCAGAACAAGGATCTGCTGAAGCCGCTGCACCTGGTCTCCGCCGAAAAACCGGCCTATCCTGCCGAACTGCAGGACGCCGGTGTGGGCGGAGCGGTGGAGGTCTTCTTCACCGTCGGGGAAACGGGCAAGGTGGAATCGGCGCGGGTGCTGAAATCCAGCGACCGTCGTTTGAATACCCTGGCCTTGGATTCGGTGCGCAAATGGAAATTCCAGCCGCCGGTGGGAGCGAACGGTCCGCGGAAGACCGACGCCACCCAGCGGATTCTTTTCACGCCGGGGAAAGGGGACAATGGCCTCCAGGATGTGGTCGAGGGTCTGGGGAGCCATGTGACCCCATTCCACTATCCGAAATCCCGATACCAGAAGCTCTGGGCCGACAAGCCCGCCTATCTGCCGCTCCTGGAGCCCCGTCCGTTGGTCAAGACCCCGCGGACGCTGAAGACCCTCAAGCCGGGGTTTCCCACTTCCTTGTATAGCCAGGGAGGAAAGGCGGCATTCGATGTCTCCTTCGTGATCTCGGAAGACGGATCGATCGAGGACGTGCGCACCATCGAATCCACCCATCCCGATTTCAATTCGTTGGTGGAGCGTGCCGTCCGCGATTGGAAATACGAACCAGCAAGGACCGCCAAGGGACCGGTGAAGGTGCTGTGGGAAAAGCGGTTCGTCTTCTCGTCCTCCTACCGCTGAACCACCGGCGCGGTTTCCTCCGGGATGTCGCCGGTTCCACCGTGTGTGTGGGGCTCCAGTCCGGGCGGATTTGATAAATTGAGCGCTTTACAACGCGGGACCGGTTGCTAAGTTGCCGCCCCCAACCAAGGACAGGTGGCTGAGTGGTTGAAGGCACTCGACTCGAAATCGAACGTAGGCTAATACCCTACCGTGGGTTCAAATCCCACCCTGTCCGCCATCATTTTCCGATCAACCGGTTCCGCTCAAAACGGAGCCGGTTTTTTATTGGGCGATATCTTGTGAGCCTGGCGGGGGTGAGGCTGGCAGGTGAACTCCGTCATCCAGCCGCTCATCTAGCAGAAGAATACGTTTCCCGCGGGCAAAAAAAATCCGGAGCCGAGGGAGGCTCCGGATTTGGGAGAGTAGATGGAAAGGTGGTTCAAGGGGAAGTCCCCACATGGGCGCTGGCCGAGAACGTGCCAGTCATGATCGCTCCAATGATGTAGAGAATCCAGCAAGCCGTCCAGATCAGCATGATTTTCTGAAGGCCATGTTTGCCGGAATTCATCCAGCCCCAGATGTAGGCCCACAGGCCGCAAAAAATACCGATGATGCCGAGCAAGGGCTTTTCGGTTTTGAACATTTTGATGAGGACGATGATCCAACAGGCCAAGAGCCCAAGGCCACCCAGAGAGAGAAGAAGAATGCCCATGATGTGTTTTGATTGAGGGTTAAAACATCGGCTTCCCACCGATCTAACACGAATAGCAGAAACCGAGCCAACGGGTCAAGCTATACGCTATCAGGAGGCCGCCGACCCAGAGAGGCCAGCGGATCGTGGCCTCGATCTTCTCTAGGCGGCAGACATATCCATTCCGCCAGCGGGGCGGGCAGGCGAGGCCGAGGCCGACGGCGGTCCAGAACAGGACGAAGACCGGCGCGAGGGGGTGGAATTTCACCATGGTGGTCCAGTCGCCGCGCAGCATTGCTAGGGTGGCGCGGGTCATGCCGCAGCCGGGGCAGGGGAGGCCGGTGAGGGATTTGAAGGGGCAGTGGAACCAGTGCAGGCCAGCCAAGGCGGTGAGGCCGTAGAGCCCGCCGCCGAGGGTCATGGCGAGGCCGAGTTTCCGCTCCCGGATCAGGTAGCTGGCCACCGCCCAGCGGGATTCCGGGGCGGCATCCGTGCTCATGGCGCTTCGGCGAGGATCTTCCGGGCCGCCTCGGCATCGAGGGCGATCTGGTTTTTCAGCGCGTCGAGCGAGCCGAATTTCTGCTCGTTCCGGAGGTGGGAGAGGAAGGTGACTTCCAGCGTGCGGTCATAGAGGTCGCCGACGAAATCGAAGAGGTGGACTTCGAGGGCGTGCTGGACGCCATCGACGGTCGGGCGCACGCCGAGGTTGGCCACGCCTTCGAGTTTCTCGTCATCGAGGGCAGCGCGTACGGCCCACACGCCATCGGGTGGGAGCTGGACCTCGCCGGTGGCGACGTTCGCGGTGGGGAAGCCGAGCTGGCGGCCGAGCTTCCGGCCTTCCATGACCTGGCCTTCCACGCTGTAGGGGCGGCCGAGCATGGTGGCGGCGGCGTCCAGGTTGCCATCACGGATGGCCTGGCGGATGCGGGTGCTGCTGATGCGCTCGCCATCGCCCATGACCGGTGGGACGGCTTCGAGGCGGAATCCACGCTCGGCGGAAAAGCGGCGGAGCATCGGCACGTCGCCGCGGCGGGCGTGGCCGAATTTCCAATCCTCGCCGATGGAGATGGTGCGGACCGGTGCCATCAGCAGGCGGTCGAGGAAGGCCTCGGCTTCCAAGGTGGCGAAGGCTTCGTCGAAATGGATCGCGAACAGGAGCTTCACGCCCAGCTCGGCGAGCAGGTGGGCCTTGTGGTCGAGCGTGGCCAGCAGGGCGCGCGGGGCCTTGTCCGGCGCGAGCACCCGGATCGGGTGCGGATCGAAGGTGACCACGCCGGCGGTGCCGCCCTCGCGTTCCGCGGCCTCGAGCGCCCGGGAGATGACCGCGCGGTGGCCGAGATGGACGCCATCGAACACGCCCAGTGCGAGATGCAGCGGGCTATCGATGGCGGCGAGTTCCTCGAATCGGGTCAAACGGAGCACGCCGCTAGAGTCTGCCCGTGGCGGGCATTGGTCAACGGGAAGATTCCCGCAACTGGCCGGGTGGCGAGGGGGGGGGCTCCAACTGGCAGGTGGAAGGGGCTGGTGAATCCGGAGCCCTCGAGTGGCCCATTGGGGGGCACTCGAGGGCGGGCTGGATCTTCAGGGAACTGCGTGAGTGTTCCCGCTCACAAGTTGAAAACTTGTGCTACTTAGGCGCCGCGCATGAGCGAGATCTCGGCGAGGGTGACCATCGCCTTCATGAGGTCCTCGCGCGGGCCGTTCTTCAGGGCGTCCACGGTCACGGCGCGTTCGAGGGTGAACTTGCCGGAGCGGGTGCGGCGCAGGGCGCTGAGGTGCGCGCCGCAGCCGAGGAGCTGGCCGATGTCGTGGGCGTAGGTGCGCACGTAGAAGCCCTTCGAGCAGTTCACGGTGAAGTCGATCTCCGGGAGTTCGGTACGATGAACCTGGTAGCTGGTGACGTGGACCGGGCGCGGCTCGCGCTCGATCACCTGGCCCTTGCGGGCGAGCTTGTAGAGCGGCACGCCGTCCTTCTTGATGGCGGACACCATCGGCGGGATCTGTTCGAAGGCGCCGGTGAACTTGCCGAAGGCGGCATCGATCTGCGCGGCGTCGAGGGCCGGCACGGGCTTCTCTTCGAGCGTTTCGCCCTGGCGGTCCTGGGTGGAGGTGGTCGAACCGAGGGTGAGGGTGCCTTCGTATTCCTTGTCCTCGCTCATGAGAAGGTCCTGGATCTTGGTGGCACGGCCGATGACGAGCATCAGCAGGCCGGTGGCCATGGGATCGAGGGTGCCGCAGTGGCCGATCTTCTTGGTGTTGAGCGCGCGGCGGGCGATGGCCACGACGTCGTGGGACGTCATGTCCGGTGCCTTGTCGATGAGCAGGACGCCGCTGGGGCCGAGGGGTTCGAATTCGTGTTTGGGCATGTCAGTCGGGAAAGGAGTTGAGGCTTCAGCCGAGGAGGGTCTTCCGCGGGGGCGGAGTCTCCGGATTTTTTAGCCGCAAAGAGGCGCAAAAATCGCAAAAGGAAGAGGAGTTTCCGGGCTGTCCGGGAGGATGGGGCTGGCCCTCTTCCTCTTCCGTTTAGGATTTAGTGCTTTGAATTTAGTGCTTCGCCTCCACGGCGCTGTGGATGGCGCCGAGGACCTTCGGCTTGGCTTCGGCCAGCGGGCCGGCCATGCGGATGCCGGCGGCGAGAGCGTGGCCGCCGCCGCCGAATTCCAGGGCGATCTTGCAGACGTCGAGGGCGCGGTCCTTCGAGCGCATCGAGACGCGGATCTTGCCGTCCGGGAGTTCCTCGAAGAAGACGGCGATCTGGACGCCGCGGATGGCGCGGATGATGTCGATGAGACCCTCGCTGTCCTCGGGGCGGAGGTCGAGTTTCCGGCGGGTGTCATCGAGCATCTCCCAGTGGGCGACGATGCCGTTGTCGGAAAGTTCCAGCGTGTTGAGCAGGGCGCGCATCAGCTCCACGCGGCGGAAGGGGTGGCTGTCGTAGGTCAGTTCGTTGATCTTGCCGACGTCCAGGCCGCGGCGGATCAGGTCGGCGGCCATTTCGTAGGTCTTCGCCGTGGTGTTCGGATACTGGAAGGAGCCCGTATCGGTGGAGACGGCCACGTAGATGGCGTCCCGGGTCTCATCGGGGAAGGGGAGATCCAGCTCGGTGATGAGGTTGTAGAGGATCTGGCCGGTGGCCGGGCTGGTGGCGTCGATCAGGTTGAGATCGCCGTAGCGCGGGTTGGAGATGTGGTGGTCGATGTTGATCCAGATGTCCGCGGCGGAGGCGGCGTGCAGGGCGGCATCGCCGAGGCGCGGCTTGGTGGCGGTGTCGAGGGCGATGGCGACCTCGGCATCGACCGGATCGGCGGGCGGCACCTCGATGCGGTGGGAGCCGGGGAGGAAGGTCAGGTTGTCCGGCAGGCCGTCCTCATTGATGAGGCGCACGCGCTTGCCCGCTGCTTCCAGCGCGAACCCGAGGGCGATCTGGGAACCGATGGCATCGCCATCCGGGCGCACGTGGCTGAGGATGACGAAGGACTCGTGGCGACGCAGGATGTCACCGATGTCTTGGAAAGTGGCGTTCTCGCTCATGGGGTGGAACCGCGGCGCGGGGCGCGGATTCTGCAAACGGCCCTCCCCGGCGCAAGGACGAAAACGGGGGGGGAAACCGCGAATGAACGCGAATGGACACGAATCAAGAGAGGGCAATGGGGTATTTGCTCCGGTGGTTCCTTTCACTCGGACGACTACAAGAATGTCATCGCTTTTCCATTTACCCTAACGGAACGGCGGGGCAACATGCGTGGCGTGAGTTCCGAAGAAACGACGTTGTGGAAGGGCAGCCCCTCGCAGTGGCTGAACCTCGGTCCGTTTGCGATCACGTTCCTGCTGCTGGGCGGCGTGGTGGCGCTGGCGATCCCGTTTCCCTTCGCGTGGGGGTTGATCGTCATTCCGTTGCTCTATGCGGTCTGGCGCTTCCTGCTGGTGAAGAGCCGCCATTTCGAGCTGACCACCGAGCGCCTGCGGGTGACGGAGGGCGTGTTCAACCAGAAGATCGACGAGATCGAGCTCTACCGCGTGAAGGACATTTCGATGGAACGGCCGCTGTGGATGCGCATGACCGGCTTGGCTTCGGTGAATCTCCAGACTTCGGACCGCTCGCTGCCGTTCCTCACCATTCCGGCGATTCCCAACGGGGTCGAGCTGCGGGAGAAACTGCGCAAGCAGGTGGAGGTCATCCGCGACAGCAAGCGCGTGCGCGAACTGGACATGGACGATCACCACGAGCCCGGCGATCTGGAGCACGCGCTGGATGGCGGGGCGCAGTGAAAGTGATCAGTAAACAGTGATCAGAGAGGAGAAAGAGTTCTCGTTAGGCTCTTTTCCTCTCTTCACGGGCTACTGGCCACGGGCAACCGACCACTCGGGGGTGGACTGGGGCTGCTGGGGAGTTCGCGGATCTTCCGATTCGCAAGTTGGAAACTTGCGCTACTACTTGACCTCCACGGAGAGGTCGGGGCCGAGCTTTTCGATGGCGGCGACGATGGCTTCCACGGCCGCGCCTTCCGGCAGGGCGACGGTGCCGCTGGCACGGAAAATCGGGTGACCGCTCATGGCGGCGCTTTCGAGGCCGGTGACGAGTTCCTCGACATTGCCGCCCGCGCCATTGATGGCGGCGGCGAGCTGGCGGACGATGCCTGGGCGGTCGTTGCCGACGACATCGAGGGAAACGGTCTTGCGGGCCGGGGCTTCGGCGGCCTGTTCACGGGCGAACTGGATCGAGATGCCGTCCTTTTCGAGGGTCTTCAGGGCCGCGGCGAGGCCCTCGGCCTCCGCTTCCGGGCACTCCACGCGCAGGATGCCGGCGAACTGGCCCGCGAGGCGCGCCATGCGGCTTTCCAGCCAGTTTCCACCATGATCCGCCACCACCGCCGAGAGGGATTGCACGAGGCCCTGCCGGTCCGGGCCGAGGACGGTCATCACAAGATAGCTTTTCATAAAGCCCCATCCCACACCCGTTCCCTGCGGGTTTCACGTCTTTTCCGATCACGGGACGGAAAAATCACGCGGGTAGCGACGAAGCGGGGAGGGGAACCGCGAATGAACGCCAATGGACGCGAATGCGGAAGAGGGGTGGTGGATGGCACTCCGCCCTTGCGCTGAGGGGCCATCCGGCCATGCTCCGGGCGCAGTGAATTCCATTCCGGTCGAGCCTTCTTTCGAGTCCTTTGCCCAGCTGGCGAAACAGGGGAACGTGATCCCCGTTTACACCCAGCTCGCGGCTGATTTCGAAACCCCGCTGTCCGCCTATCTGAAGATACGCGACAGCCGGCACGCTTTCCTGCTGGAGAGTGCCGAAAGTACCGACAAGAGCGGGCGATGGTCGATCCTCGGCTCGAATCCGCGCCGGGTGTTCGAGGCCCGCGGGAAGGAAATCACCGTGCGCCAGGGTCTGAACGTCCGCCGCTTCACCGCGGAGGACGACGTGCTGGCCGCGCTGGAGCGTGAAATGGCCCCGTTCAAGCCGGTGCGCCATGGCAACCTGCCGCCGTTCTGCGGGGGCATGCTCGGCTACCTTTCCTACGACGCCGTCCGCCAGTTCGAGCCGACCATCGGCGCCGCGCCGAAGGACGAGCTCGGCGTGCCGGACGCGGTCTTCATGCTGGCGGACACGCTGATCGTGTTCGACCAGCGCCTGCGCCGCCTCCAGATCGTGGCGAACGCGTTCCCGGAGGAACATGCCTCGCTGGAGGAAGCCTACACCGAGGCCCGCGGCCGCATCGCCGC comes from Luteolibacter sp. LG18 and encodes:
- the purU gene encoding formyltetrahydrofolate deformylase — encoded protein: MARAGLILKLSCPDQPGIVAKVASYVAAHHGNLVEFAQFSDQLGGKFFARLEIETSELDVEVQDFIDGFGTLGRSMRATWHFRRLPFKMRTAVLVTKTDHCLQEILWRTELGEMPVEITSVIGNRETCRAVTERAGFDFRHVEMDGRREEGFREIRELLVEQKVELVVLARFMQILPDWFCEEFAGRVINIHHSFLPAFIGANPYKQAHERGVKFIGATCHYVTGELDAGPIIEQEVERVQHFHGPADLVRLGRNCERAALAKGIRYHVHDRTILDGHRAIVFPD
- a CDS encoding energy transducer TonB, with amino-acid sequence MTFRIPPITALSFAAALLGSCQSRFEPQKLDAFDVGKTNSVLDHQHASGQNKDLLKPLHLVSAEKPAYPAELQDAGVGGAVEVFFTVGETGKVESARVLKSSDRRLNTLALDSVRKWKFQPPVGANGPRKTDATQRILFTPGKGDNGLQDVVEGLGSHVTPFHYPKSRYQKLWADKPAYLPLLEPRPLVKTPRTLKTLKPGFPTSLYSQGGKAAFDVSFVISEDGSIEDVRTIESTHPDFNSLVERAVRDWKYEPARTAKGPVKVLWEKRFVFSSSYR
- a CDS encoding DUF2752 domain-containing protein, giving the protein MSTDAAPESRWAVASYLIRERKLGLAMTLGGGLYGLTALAGLHWFHCPFKSLTGLPCPGCGMTRATLAMLRGDWTTMVKFHPLAPVFVLFWTAVGLGLACPPRWRNGYVCRLEKIEATIRWPLWVGGLLIAYSLTRWLGFCYSC
- a CDS encoding bifunctional riboflavin kinase/FAD synthetase translates to MLRLTRFEELAAIDSPLHLALGVFDGVHLGHRAVISRALEAAEREGGTAGVVTFDPHPIRVLAPDKAPRALLATLDHKAHLLAELGVKLLFAIHFDEAFATLEAEAFLDRLLMAPVRTISIGEDWKFGHARRGDVPMLRRFSAERGFRLEAVPPVMGDGERISSTRIRQAIRDGNLDAAATMLGRPYSVEGQVMEGRKLGRQLGFPTANVATGEVQLPPDGVWAVRAALDDEKLEGVANLGVRPTVDGVQHALEVHLFDFVGDLYDRTLEVTFLSHLRNEQKFGSLDALKNQIALDAEAARKILAEAP
- the truB gene encoding tRNA pseudouridine(55) synthase TruB: MPKHEFEPLGPSGVLLIDKAPDMTSHDVVAIARRALNTKKIGHCGTLDPMATGLLMLVIGRATKIQDLLMSEDKEYEGTLTLGSTTSTQDRQGETLEEKPVPALDAAQIDAAFGKFTGAFEQIPPMVSAIKKDGVPLYKLARKGQVIEREPRPVHVTSYQVHRTELPEIDFTVNCSKGFYVRTYAHDIGQLLGCGAHLSALRRTRSGKFTLERAVTVDALKNGPREDLMKAMVTLAEISLMRGA
- a CDS encoding bifunctional oligoribonuclease/PAP phosphatase NrnA gives rise to the protein MSENATFQDIGDILRRHESFVILSHVRPDGDAIGSQIALGFALEAAGKRVRLINEDGLPDNLTFLPGSHRIEVPPADPVDAEVAIALDTATKPRLGDAALHAASAADIWINIDHHISNPRYGDLNLIDATSPATGQILYNLITELDLPFPDETRDAIYVAVSTDTGSFQYPNTTAKTYEMAADLIRRGLDVGKINELTYDSHPFRRVELMRALLNTLELSDNGIVAHWEMLDDTRRKLDLRPEDSEGLIDIIRAIRGVQIAVFFEELPDGKIRVSMRSKDRALDVCKIALEFGGGGHALAAGIRMAGPLAEAKPKVLGAIHSAVEAKH
- a CDS encoding PH domain-containing protein; amino-acid sequence: MSSEETTLWKGSPSQWLNLGPFAITFLLLGGVVALAIPFPFAWGLIVIPLLYAVWRFLLVKSRHFELTTERLRVTEGVFNQKIDEIELYRVKDISMERPLWMRMTGLASVNLQTSDRSLPFLTIPAIPNGVELREKLRKQVEVIRDSKRVRELDMDDHHEPGDLEHALDGGAQ
- a CDS encoding ACT domain-containing protein, whose amino-acid sequence is MKSYLVMTVLGPDRQGLVQSLSAVVADHGGNWLESRMARLAGQFAGILRVECPEAEAEGLAAALKTLEKDGISIQFAREQAAEAPARKTVSLDVVGNDRPGIVRQLAAAINGAGGNVEELVTGLESAAMSGHPIFRASGTVALPEGAAVEAIVAAIEKLGPDLSVEVK